Proteins encoded by one window of Arachis hypogaea cultivar Tifrunner chromosome 1, arahy.Tifrunner.gnm2.J5K5, whole genome shotgun sequence:
- the LOC112695531 gene encoding protein EXECUTER 2, chloroplastic, whose product MVLVARAISGPQLRPTLAPIPAKLVPIPNTIRFLQSQCIRTPKRNLFCRCVLSPSFSSLEDWDWNRWTRHFSQIEHAESFASLLQFQLEDAIEREDFREAARVKRAINEAASEDTVAEIMSQLKNAIDEERYHDASRLCRCSGSGLIGWWVGYTKDSDDPFGRIIHVSPGMGRFVGRSYSPRQLITGSPGTPIFEIYVVKDADSTYHMQVVYLRQAKGNSMSSPPSTVAKSPSKPEVENTSSVEMQEDKEKVEINDEKNRNIEGTTEEGIKSVINFLKEKIPGLKVKVMNVNVEEEGVEGHDSIKQFMQESSNKTSSSENPGEESNDLDKPDEISFKADSDGSEEKDLDMKLFIGGVVHNNDDTPAKDEYIRLPAEIEDMERDSFLLHVPRGNLDYQAREQKSPNSNMAALAAQGVPELMPSDVAKAFWASDKVSSKVSKSIREIVNLAINQAQKKRRLSEYTSFSRITTSRGDLDPFDGLYVGAFGPYGTEVVQLKRKFGHWNDVDNEHNPSDVEFFEYVEAVKLTGDLNVPAGQVTFRAKIGRGNRNTNRGLYPNEIGVDASYKGQGRIADFGFRNPKWVDGELLMLNGKGFGPHTKGADIAFLYVVPEQSFIVLFNRLKLPE is encoded by the exons ATGGTGCTGGTGGCGCGTGCCATCTCCGGTCCGCAACTCCGACCAACCCTAGCCCCAATTCCGGCGAAGCTTGTTCCAATCCCGAATACTATCCGTTTCCTTCAATCTCAATGCATAAGAACACCGAAACGCAACCTCTTCTGCCGTTGCGTTCTTTCTCCCTCTTTCTCTTCCCTCGAAGATTGGGATTGGAATCGATGGACCCGCCATTTCTCCCAAATCGAACACGCCGAGAGCTTCGCCTCTCTCCTTCAG TTTCAACTGGAGGATGCAATTGAGAGGGAGGATTTTCGAGAAGCCGCTAGGGTGAAGAGGGCTATAAACGAAGCTGCTTCGGAAGACACTGTTGCTGAGATCATGTCTCAATTAAAG AATGCCATTGATGAGGAACGTTATCATGATGCTTCGAGATTGTGTAGATGCAGTGGAAGCGGTCTG ATCGGCTGGTGGGTAGGCTACACGAAAGATTCAGATGACCCCTTTGGTAGAATAATACATGTAAGTCCTGGTATGGGCAGATTTGTCGGCAGGAGTTACAGTCCAAG GCAGTTGATCACAGGATCTCCTGGGACCCCAATATTTGAAATTTATGTGGTAAAAGATGCTGATAGCACATACCATATGCAG GTAGTGTACTTGCGACAAGCTAAAGGGAATTCAATGAGTAGCCCTCCATCTACAGTTGCTAAAAGCCCATCCAAACCTGAGGTAGAGAATACATCTTCAGTTGAGATGCAGGAAGACAAAGAGAAGGTTGAGATAAATGATGAGAAAAACAGGAATATTGAGGGAACAACAGAAGAAGGCATTAAAAGTGTAATAAATTTCCTTAAAGAAAAAATTCCGGGATTGAAGGTGAAAGTTATGAACGTTAATGTTGAGGAGGAAGGAGTGGAGGGTCATGATTCTATTAAGCAATTTATGCAGGAAAGTAGTAATAAAACCAGCTCCAGTGAGAATCCTGGAGAGGAAAGTAATGATCTTGATAAACCTGATGAGATCTCTTTCAAAGCAGATAGTGATGGTTCAGAAGAAAAGGATTTGGATATGAAGCTTTTTATTGGTGGTGTTGTACACAATAATGACGACACTCCTGCTAAGGATGAATATATTCGCCTACCAGCAGAAATAGAAGATATGGAAAGAGATTCTTTTCTCTTGCATGTTCCTAGGGGCAATCTTGATTATCAGGCTAGGGAACAGAAATCGCCGAATTCAAACATGGCAGCTCTGGCAGCACAAGGAGTCCCGGAGCTTATGCCTTCTGATGTTGCCAAGGCATTTTGGGCTTCCGACAAGGTCTCTTCCAAG GTTTCAAAAAGCATACGTGAAATTGTCAACCTTGCTATCAATCAAGCACAGAAAAAAAGAAGATTATCTGAGTATACATCATTCAGTCGGATTACCACATCAAGAGGGGATTTAGATCCTTTTGATG GTCTCTATGTCGGTGCCTTTGGACCTTATGGCACTGAAGTAGTTCAACTGAAGCGGAAATTCGGACACTGGAATGATGTGGACAATGAACACAACCCTTCAGATGTGGAGTTCTTTGAATATGTAGAAGCAGTGAAATTGACTGGCGATCTTAATGTTCCTGCTGGCCAG GTGACATTCCGTGCAAAAATTGGGAGAGGCAATCGCAACACCAACCGTGGGCTGTATCCCAATGAAATAGGAGTG GATGCAAGTTACAAAGGCCAAGGGAGAATTGCAGATTTTGGTTTCCGAAATCCAAAATGGGTTGATGGAGAATTGCTCATGCTTAATGGCAAG GGCTTTGGACCTCATACAAAAGGTGCAGATATCGCATTTCTTTATGTTGTGCCTGAACAGAGTTTTATTGTGCTGTTCAACCGGTTGAAATTACCAGAGTGA